Proteins found in one Mustela lutreola isolate mMusLut2 chromosome 10, mMusLut2.pri, whole genome shotgun sequence genomic segment:
- the RPL5 gene encoding large ribosomal subunit protein uL18 isoform X2, whose amino-acid sequence MGFVKVVKNKAYFKRYQVKFRRRREGKTDYYARKRLVIQDKNKYNTPKYRMIVRVTNRDIICQIAYARIEGDMIVCAAYAHELPKYGVKVGLTNYAAAYCTGLLLARRLLNRFGMDKIYEGQVEVTGDEYNVESIDGQPGAFTCYLDAGLARTTTGNKVFGALKGAVDGGLSIPHSTKRFPGYDSESKEFNAEVHRKHIMGQNVADYMRYLMEEDEDAYKKQFSQYIKNNVTPDMEEMYKKAHAAIRENPVYEKKPKKEVKKKRWNRPKMSLAQKKDRVAQKKASFLRAQERAAES is encoded by the exons ATG gggtTTGTGAAAGTTGTCAAGAATAAGGCTTACTTCAAGAGATACCAAGTGAAATTTAGAAGACGTCGAG agggTAAAACTGATTATTATGCCAGGAAACGCTTGGTAattcaagataaaaataagtaCAACACACCTAAATACAGGATGATCGTTCGTGTAACCAACAGAGATATCATCTGTCAG ATTGCTTATGCCCGCATAGAAGGAGATATGATAGTTTGTGCAGCTTATGCTCATGAACTCCCAAAGTATGGTGTGAAAGTTGGCCTGACAAATTATGCTGCAGCATATTGTACCGGCCTGCTGCTGGCCCGCAGG CTCCTTAATAGGTTTGGCATGGACAAGATCTATGAAGGCCAAGTGGAAGTGACTGGAGATGAGTACAATGTGGAAAGCATTGATGGTCAACCTGGTGCCTTCACCTGCTATTTGGATGCAGGGCTTGCCAGAACTACTACTGGAAATAAAGTTTTTGGGGCCCTCAAGGGAGCAGTGGATGGAGGCTTGTCTATCCCTCACAG taccAAACGATTCCCTGGTTACGATTCAGAAAGCAAGGAATTCAATGCAGAAGTACATCGAAAGCACATCATGGGTCAGAATGTTGCAGATTATATGCGTTACCTAATGGAAGAAGACGAAGATGCATACAAGAAACAATTCTCTCAATACATAAAGAACAACGTAACTCCAGAC ATGGAGGAGATGTATAAGAAAGCTCATGCTGCTATACGAGAGAACCCAGTCTATGAGAAGAAGCctaagaaagaagttaaaaagaagAG GTGGAATCGTCCCAAAATGTCTCTTGCTCAAAAGAAAGATCGGGTAGCTCAGAAGAAGGCAAGCTTCCTTCGAGCTCAGGAGCGGGCTGCTGAGAGCTAA
- the RPL5 gene encoding large ribosomal subunit protein uL18 isoform X1: MGFVKVVKNKAYFKRYQVKFRRRREGKTDYYARKRLVIQDKNKYNTPKYRMIVRVTNRDIICQIAYARIEGDMIVCAAYAHELPKYGVKVGLTNYAAAYCTGLLLARRLLNRFGMDKIYEGQVEVTGDEYNVESIDGQPGAFTCYLDAGLARTTTGNKVFGALKGAVDGGLSIPHSTKRFPGYDSESKEFNAEVHRKHIMGQNVADYMRYLMEEDEDAYKKQFSQYIKNNVTPDMMEEMYKKAHAAIRENPVYEKKPKKEVKKKRWNRPKMSLAQKKDRVAQKKASFLRAQERAAES; this comes from the exons ATG gggtTTGTGAAAGTTGTCAAGAATAAGGCTTACTTCAAGAGATACCAAGTGAAATTTAGAAGACGTCGAG agggTAAAACTGATTATTATGCCAGGAAACGCTTGGTAattcaagataaaaataagtaCAACACACCTAAATACAGGATGATCGTTCGTGTAACCAACAGAGATATCATCTGTCAG ATTGCTTATGCCCGCATAGAAGGAGATATGATAGTTTGTGCAGCTTATGCTCATGAACTCCCAAAGTATGGTGTGAAAGTTGGCCTGACAAATTATGCTGCAGCATATTGTACCGGCCTGCTGCTGGCCCGCAGG CTCCTTAATAGGTTTGGCATGGACAAGATCTATGAAGGCCAAGTGGAAGTGACTGGAGATGAGTACAATGTGGAAAGCATTGATGGTCAACCTGGTGCCTTCACCTGCTATTTGGATGCAGGGCTTGCCAGAACTACTACTGGAAATAAAGTTTTTGGGGCCCTCAAGGGAGCAGTGGATGGAGGCTTGTCTATCCCTCACAG taccAAACGATTCCCTGGTTACGATTCAGAAAGCAAGGAATTCAATGCAGAAGTACATCGAAAGCACATCATGGGTCAGAATGTTGCAGATTATATGCGTTACCTAATGGAAGAAGACGAAGATGCATACAAGAAACAATTCTCTCAATACATAAAGAACAACGTAACTCCAGACATG ATGGAGGAGATGTATAAGAAAGCTCATGCTGCTATACGAGAGAACCCAGTCTATGAGAAGAAGCctaagaaagaagttaaaaagaagAG GTGGAATCGTCCCAAAATGTCTCTTGCTCAAAAGAAAGATCGGGTAGCTCAGAAGAAGGCAAGCTTCCTTCGAGCTCAGGAGCGGGCTGCTGAGAGCTAA